A region of Streptomyces deccanensis DNA encodes the following proteins:
- a CDS encoding LacI family DNA-binding transcriptional regulator produces the protein MTETASRPTLEAVAARAGVSRATVSRVVNGGEGVREPLVERVRKAVEELGYVPNQAARSLVTRRHDAVAVVIAEPETRVFADPFFALQLRGISKELTTHDSQLVLLLTEGPEDYARVGRYLAGGHVDGALVFSLHLDDQLPALIRGAGVPTVFGGRPGWADGARGDTATVYVDSDNRGGARDAVRHLVGLGRTRIAHITGPLDQTSAVDRLDGFRDVMVDADPRLIVEGDFTPAGGERAMRELLGRCPEVDAVFAANDVSASGALRVLREFGRRVPEDVAVVGFDDMLPVAEQSDPPLTTVRQDIEEMGRLMARLLLRGLERRTPGEPGEPDGRGGQSLVGTPSSVVLPTTLVRRASA, from the coding sequence CGTGCGGGAGCCCCTGGTCGAGCGGGTGCGGAAGGCGGTCGAGGAGCTCGGGTACGTGCCCAACCAGGCGGCCCGCAGCCTCGTCACCCGACGGCACGACGCCGTGGCCGTGGTGATCGCCGAGCCGGAGACCAGGGTCTTCGCCGATCCCTTCTTCGCCCTGCAACTCCGGGGCATCAGCAAGGAGTTGACCACGCACGACTCGCAGCTCGTGCTGCTGCTCACCGAAGGACCCGAGGACTACGCCCGGGTGGGACGGTATCTCGCGGGCGGACACGTCGACGGGGCGCTCGTGTTCTCGCTGCACCTCGACGACCAACTGCCCGCGCTGATCCGGGGCGCGGGCGTCCCCACCGTGTTCGGCGGCCGTCCCGGCTGGGCCGACGGCGCGCGCGGCGACACGGCCACCGTGTACGTCGACAGCGACAACCGGGGCGGCGCGCGGGACGCCGTACGCCATCTCGTCGGTCTCGGCCGCACCCGGATCGCCCACATCACCGGGCCCCTCGACCAGACCTCCGCCGTGGACCGGCTCGACGGGTTCCGGGACGTCATGGTGGACGCCGACCCCCGGCTGATCGTGGAGGGCGACTTCACCCCCGCCGGTGGGGAGCGGGCGATGCGGGAACTGCTCGGCCGCTGCCCCGAGGTGGACGCGGTGTTCGCCGCCAACGACGTGTCCGCGTCCGGCGCGCTGCGCGTGCTGCGGGAGTTCGGGCGACGGGTTCCCGAGGACGTCGCCGTGGTGGGCTTCGACGACATGCTGCCGGTGGCCGAGCAGTCCGATCCGCCGTTGACGACGGTCCGTCAGGACATAGAGGAGATGGGCCGGTTGATGGCCAGGCTCCTGCTCCGGGGCCTCGAACGGCGGACCCCCGGCGAGCCGGGCGAGCCGGACGGCCGGGGCGGCCAGAGTCTGGTCGGCACGCCGTCCAGTGTGGTCCTGCCGACCACCCTGGTACGGCGCGCCTCCGCGTAG
- a CDS encoding glycoside hydrolase family 64 protein has product MISRRTFLSTAAAAVGATAVGGALGAPAQAAPATCQLALRNASLPGTVRAYVTGHEQSTGAWVLLRADGSVYRPTSPSAPQTPLPVDCAIPLGAAGSAPKVLTLPQMFGARVYFVRDTTLEFFLNPGPALVEPAFATPADANYGKTWSFCEFTFNPTQLFANISYVDLVTALPIGLTLEGDSTHTVAPLPNGAVDRIAADLVAQSARDGQPWDRLVIRGGDGRVLRVISPQNLMAPYFDRPDQMPFRAYWNSYVDQVWERYRSTDLRIDLQGGRGVLAGRVSGDTLTFAGGHSFAKPASKDIFTCNHGPFANNPGDPDDKKALLARLAAGFNRSIMLTHPTQPNGATAADYYRGTVTNHWSRVVHANSPIGYAFPYDDVRPDGQPDVSGAAHDGNPRRFTVTVGA; this is encoded by the coding sequence GTGATCTCCCGCCGTACGTTCCTGTCCACGGCCGCCGCCGCGGTCGGCGCCACCGCCGTCGGGGGTGCCCTCGGCGCGCCCGCCCAGGCCGCGCCCGCGACCTGCCAACTCGCCCTTCGGAACGCCTCGTTGCCGGGCACGGTCCGGGCGTACGTCACCGGGCACGAGCAGTCGACGGGTGCCTGGGTGCTGCTGCGGGCCGACGGGAGCGTGTACCGGCCGACCTCGCCCTCGGCGCCCCAGACGCCCCTGCCGGTCGACTGTGCGATCCCGCTCGGCGCGGCGGGCTCGGCGCCCAAGGTACTGACGCTGCCTCAGATGTTCGGCGCCCGTGTCTACTTCGTGCGCGACACCACTCTGGAGTTCTTCCTCAACCCGGGCCCCGCCCTGGTCGAGCCCGCGTTCGCGACACCCGCCGACGCCAACTACGGCAAGACGTGGTCGTTCTGCGAGTTCACGTTCAATCCGACGCAGCTGTTCGCCAACATCAGCTATGTCGACCTGGTGACGGCCCTGCCGATCGGGCTGACGCTGGAGGGTGACAGCACCCACACGGTCGCCCCGCTGCCGAACGGGGCGGTGGACCGGATCGCCGCGGACCTGGTGGCGCAGTCGGCGCGGGACGGCCAGCCCTGGGACCGGCTCGTCATCCGGGGCGGCGACGGCCGGGTGCTGCGGGTCATCTCACCGCAGAACCTGATGGCCCCGTACTTCGACCGGCCGGACCAGATGCCGTTCCGCGCCTACTGGAACTCCTACGTCGACCAGGTGTGGGAGAGGTACCGGTCGACGGACCTGAGGATCGACCTCCAGGGCGGCCGGGGCGTCCTCGCCGGGCGGGTGTCCGGGGACACCCTCACCTTCGCCGGCGGCCACTCCTTCGCCAAGCCGGCCTCGAAGGACATCTTCACCTGCAACCACGGCCCGTTCGCCAACAACCCGGGCGACCCCGACGACAAGAAGGCCCTCCTCGCCCGGCTCGCGGCGGGCTTCAACCGCTCGATCATGCTCACCCACCCCACACAGCCGAACGGCGCGACGGCGGCCGACTACTACCGGGGGACGGTGACGAACCACTGGTCACGCGTGGTGCACGCCAACTCGCCCATCGGATACGCCTTCCCGTACGACGACGTACGGCCCGACGGGCAGCCCGACGTGTCGGGCGCGGCCCACGACGGCAATCCGCGCCGGTTCACGGTGACGGTGGGCGCCTGA
- a CDS encoding VOC family protein — MLTTRYVTGSPNWIDLGTPDIEGAASFYHHLFGWQFESAGPEMGGYGFFRLDGRTAAAGMQNPPEQGPPSWNIYFRTPDADATAKAVEQAHGTVLMRPMDVADEGRMAILADRAGVPFGVWQPARVTGLDVVMAPGSLCWLELYTPDLPAAAGFFNSVFGWETSAIDIAGSTYTCVNPAGTEPRSMFAGIVPLDEDPGEADSGPYWLPYFEVPDTDAAVSRALERGGVLRSPATDLPGAGRFAKLTDPYGARFAVIRSEQPQG, encoded by the coding sequence ATGCTCACCACCCGCTATGTCACCGGCTCCCCGAACTGGATCGACCTCGGCACTCCCGACATCGAGGGAGCCGCCTCCTTCTACCACCATCTCTTCGGCTGGCAGTTCGAGTCGGCCGGCCCCGAGATGGGCGGCTACGGCTTCTTCCGGCTCGACGGCCGTACCGCCGCGGCCGGTATGCAGAACCCCCCGGAGCAGGGCCCGCCGTCCTGGAACATCTACTTCCGGACGCCGGACGCCGACGCCACGGCGAAGGCGGTCGAGCAGGCCCACGGCACCGTGCTGATGCGGCCGATGGACGTGGCGGACGAGGGTCGGATGGCGATCCTCGCCGACCGGGCGGGGGTGCCCTTCGGCGTGTGGCAGCCCGCCCGCGTCACCGGGCTCGACGTCGTCATGGCCCCGGGCTCGCTGTGCTGGCTGGAGCTCTACACGCCGGATCTGCCCGCCGCGGCCGGGTTCTTCAACTCCGTGTTCGGCTGGGAGACTTCCGCGATCGACATCGCGGGCTCCACCTACACCTGTGTGAACCCGGCGGGCACCGAACCTCGGTCGATGTTCGCCGGCATCGTGCCCCTCGACGAAGACCCCGGCGAGGCGGACTCGGGGCCGTACTGGCTGCCGTACTTCGAGGTCCCGGACACGGACGCCGCGGTCAGCAGGGCGCTGGAGCGCGGCGGCGTCCTCCGGTCGCCAGCCACCGACCTCCCGGGGGCGGGCCGTTTCGCCAAGCTCACCGACCCGTACGGCGCCCGGTTCGCGGTGATCAGGAGCGAGCAGCCGCAGGGTTAG
- a CDS encoding WhiB family transcriptional regulator has translation MLNETITPIDRAWQERALCAQTGADFFFPEPGSSVREAKRICGMCEMRTACLEYALSNDERFGVWGGLSEKERLRLRRTDNG, from the coding sequence ATGCTCAACGAAACGATCACCCCGATCGACCGTGCCTGGCAGGAGCGGGCGCTGTGTGCGCAGACGGGGGCCGACTTCTTCTTTCCCGAGCCCGGCAGCTCGGTGCGTGAGGCGAAGCGCATCTGCGGTATGTGCGAGATGCGCACCGCCTGTCTCGAGTACGCGCTGTCCAACGACGAACGGTTCGGCGTCTGGGGCGGACTCTCCGAGAAGGAGAGACTGCGCCTGCGGCGCACCGACAACGGCTGA
- a CDS encoding SDR family NAD(P)-dependent oxidoreductase: MGESAGITEEELAAFHRTVGRLRALPVDDPVRLRTERVAASFARDGWKRRRKAHSARKSAADAAVLAATATGALDRREDAPLSERAAGGGGRLLKSRHCYVCKSLYRQVDAFYHRLCPDCAADNTARRALGTDLSGRRVLLTGGRVKIGFQLALMMLRDGAELLVTSRFPHDTVRRFRAEPGSAKWLDRLTVVAVDLRDPRQVLGLCEQLRQEGEPLDILVNNAAQTIRRPPESYALLAAGEYDALPEGARQAPGFTPMRMLGAGAATLPVALREADEAGLLPDPSPENSWSARLGELDPAEVLETQLVNSLAPALLCDRLLPLLLAAPRPRRYVVNVTAVEGRFAVRNKTAGHPHTNMAKAALNMLTRTSAAELAEQGVHMCAVDTGWITDENPAPKKRRMAGAGFRTPLDIIDGAARVYDPIVRGEAGDPLSGVFLKDYREAEW; this comes from the coding sequence ATGGGCGAGAGCGCTGGGATCACCGAGGAGGAGCTGGCGGCCTTCCACCGTACGGTCGGCAGACTGCGGGCGCTGCCCGTGGACGACCCCGTGCGGCTACGGACCGAGCGGGTCGCCGCGTCCTTCGCGCGCGACGGCTGGAAGCGGCGCCGCAAGGCGCACAGCGCCCGGAAGTCCGCCGCGGACGCCGCCGTGTTGGCCGCGACGGCCACCGGAGCCCTGGACCGGCGCGAGGACGCCCCGCTGTCGGAGCGGGCGGCGGGCGGCGGGGGACGCCTCCTGAAATCCCGTCACTGCTACGTCTGCAAGTCGCTCTATCGACAGGTCGACGCGTTCTACCACCGGCTGTGCCCGGACTGCGCCGCCGACAACACCGCACGCCGCGCCCTCGGCACCGATCTGAGCGGGCGCCGCGTGCTGCTCACCGGCGGCCGGGTGAAGATCGGTTTCCAGCTGGCGCTGATGATGCTGCGCGACGGCGCCGAACTGCTTGTCACCAGCCGCTTCCCGCACGACACCGTGCGCCGCTTCCGCGCCGAGCCGGGCAGCGCGAAGTGGCTCGACCGGCTGACCGTCGTCGCCGTCGACCTGCGGGACCCACGCCAAGTACTGGGCCTGTGCGAGCAGTTGCGGCAGGAAGGCGAGCCGCTGGACATCCTGGTCAACAACGCGGCCCAGACGATACGGCGGCCGCCGGAGTCGTACGCGCTGCTGGCCGCCGGAGAGTACGACGCGCTGCCCGAAGGGGCGCGGCAGGCACCGGGGTTCACACCGATGCGGATGCTGGGCGCCGGGGCCGCCACACTGCCCGTCGCGCTGCGCGAGGCCGACGAGGCCGGGCTGCTGCCCGACCCCTCCCCGGAGAACTCCTGGTCGGCGCGGCTCGGCGAACTCGACCCGGCGGAGGTCCTGGAGACCCAGCTGGTCAACTCCCTCGCCCCGGCTCTCCTCTGCGACCGCCTGCTGCCGCTGCTGCTCGCCGCCCCGCGCCCCCGGCGCTACGTGGTCAACGTGACCGCCGTCGAGGGCCGTTTCGCGGTGCGGAACAAGACGGCCGGGCATCCGCACACCAACATGGCCAAGGCCGCCCTCAACATGCTCACCCGCACCAGCGCCGCCGAACTCGCCGAGCAGGGCGTCCACATGTGCGCCGTCGACACCGGCTGGATCACCGACGAGAACCCCGCGCCCAAGAAGCGCCGGATGGCCGGCGCCGGGTTCCGCACCCCGCTCGACATCATCGACGGCGCGGCCCGCGTCTACGACCCGATCGTGCGCGGCGAGGCGGGCGACCCGCTGTCGGGCGTGTTCCTCAAGGACTACCGGGAGGCGGAGTGGTGA
- a CDS encoding acyl-ACP desaturase, with protein sequence MSITSPHLGSPSGEWTDARLLYALEEVVEKELNRHLKVTKDWMPHEYVPWSDGRNFPGFFEDGEAWEKGQSKVSEVGRIALVVNLLTEDNLPSYHHEIATLFGRDGAWGTWVHRWTAEEGRHGIVMRDYLLASRAVDPDKLEEFRMAHMSEGFESDNRHSMLHTVAYVAFQELATRVSHRNTGHHSGDPVCDRMLARIATDENLHMIFYRNLLKAAFEFAPDLTMQAVRDVVVGFRMPGHGMPGFERAAAQMAIGEVYNMRIHHDDVLAPVIRFLKIMEIDGLGPEGMKAQEELGLYMGGLDAEARKFDEKLAARKARMAARAGA encoded by the coding sequence GTGTCGATCACTTCTCCCCATCTCGGCAGCCCGTCCGGCGAATGGACCGACGCGCGGCTGCTGTACGCGCTGGAGGAAGTCGTCGAGAAGGAACTCAACCGGCATCTGAAGGTCACCAAGGACTGGATGCCGCACGAGTACGTGCCGTGGAGCGACGGCCGCAACTTCCCCGGTTTCTTCGAGGACGGCGAGGCGTGGGAGAAGGGGCAGTCGAAGGTCAGCGAGGTCGGCCGGATCGCCCTCGTGGTGAACCTCCTCACCGAGGACAACCTGCCCAGCTACCACCACGAGATCGCCACCCTCTTCGGCCGTGACGGCGCCTGGGGCACCTGGGTGCACCGCTGGACCGCGGAGGAGGGCCGGCACGGCATCGTGATGCGCGACTACCTGCTCGCCTCGCGCGCGGTGGACCCGGACAAGCTCGAAGAGTTCCGTATGGCGCACATGAGCGAGGGCTTCGAGTCGGACAACCGGCACTCGATGCTCCACACGGTCGCGTACGTCGCCTTCCAGGAGCTGGCCACCCGTGTCTCGCACCGCAACACCGGCCACCACTCCGGTGACCCCGTGTGCGACCGGATGCTGGCGCGCATCGCGACCGACGAAAACCTGCACATGATCTTCTACCGGAACCTGCTGAAGGCCGCGTTCGAATTCGCCCCGGACCTCACCATGCAGGCCGTCCGGGACGTCGTCGTCGGCTTCCGTATGCCCGGCCACGGCATGCCCGGCTTCGAGCGGGCCGCCGCGCAGATGGCCATCGGCGAGGTCTACAACATGCGCATCCACCACGACGACGTCCTCGCGCCCGTCATCCGCTTCCTGAAGATCATGGAGATCGACGGCCTCGGCCCCGAGGGCATGAAGGCCCAGGAGGAACTCGGCCTCTACATGGGCGGTCTCGACGCGGAGGCCCGCAAGTTCGACGAGAAGCTCGCGGCACGCAAGGCACGAATGGCGGCGCGCGCGGGAGCGTGA
- the ddaH gene encoding dimethylargininase: MPSKKALVRRPSPRLAEGLVTHVERTEVDVDLAVEQWEAYGEALRDHGWETIEVDPADDCPDSVFVEDTVVMYKNVALIARPGAESRRDETEGIEEAVAALGCSVNWVWDPGTLEGGDVLKVGDTVFVGRGGRTNAAGVQQLRAAFEPLGARVVSAPVSKVLHLKSAVTALPDGTVVGHIPKMDTPSLFGRFLPVPEEAGAHVVLLGGHKLLMAASAPKTAELYADLGYEPVVVDISEFEKLEGCVTCLSVRLRGLYA, translated from the coding sequence GTGCCCAGCAAGAAGGCCCTCGTCCGCCGCCCCAGCCCCCGCCTGGCCGAAGGCCTCGTCACGCACGTCGAACGCACGGAGGTGGACGTCGACCTCGCGGTCGAACAGTGGGAGGCGTACGGCGAGGCCCTGCGCGACCACGGCTGGGAGACGATCGAGGTGGACCCGGCCGACGACTGCCCGGACTCGGTGTTCGTCGAGGACACCGTCGTCATGTACAAGAACGTGGCGCTGATCGCGCGCCCCGGCGCCGAGTCCCGGCGGGACGAGACCGAGGGGATCGAGGAGGCCGTGGCCGCGCTCGGCTGCTCGGTGAACTGGGTCTGGGACCCGGGCACACTGGAGGGCGGCGACGTCCTGAAGGTCGGCGACACCGTGTTCGTCGGGCGGGGCGGACGCACCAATGCGGCCGGGGTCCAGCAGCTGCGGGCCGCGTTCGAGCCGCTCGGGGCGCGGGTGGTCTCCGCGCCGGTGAGCAAGGTGCTGCATCTGAAGTCGGCGGTCACGGCGCTGCCCGACGGCACGGTCGTCGGGCACATCCCGAAGATGGACACCCCGTCGCTGTTCGGGCGCTTCCTGCCGGTGCCGGAGGAGGCCGGGGCGCATGTGGTGCTCCTCGGCGGCCACAAACTGCTGATGGCGGCGAGCGCGCCGAAGACGGCCGAGCTGTACGCCGACCTCGGCTACGAGCCCGTCGTGGTCGACATCAGCGAGTTCGAGAAGCTCGAGGGCTGTGTGACATGCCTCTCGGTGCGGCTGCGTGGACTGTACGCCTGA
- a CDS encoding ABC-F family ATP-binding cassette domain-containing protein, with product MSTPLSLTCTSLSFAWPDGTPVFEDLQIAFGPGRTGLVGVNGSGKSTLLKLVAGELTPSEGTVRVAGEVGYLPQNVTLDTGLRVDEALGIATARAALHAIEAGDVAEEHFAAVGDDWDVEERALATLGQLGLGHVDLDRTIGEVSGGESVLLRLAALLLRRPDVLLLDEPTNNLDLYARRRLYDAVEAWSGVMVVVSHDRELLDLVDQIADLHSGEVTWYGGNFSAYEEALATEQEAAERMVRVAESDLKKQKRELVDAQVKLARRKRFGQKMQEQKRVPKIVAHARKRAAQESAGKHRILHEERLAGAKERLDEAVEAVRDEDEIRVELPYTAVPPGRGVLTLLDLELKYGARVNGGFDLRGPERVALIGRNGSGKTTLLRTIAGELEPLSGETKAHVPLRFLPQRLDVLDDELTVAENVARFAPDATNNRIRARLARFLFRGARADQQAATLSGGERFRAALAALMLAEPAPQLLMLDEPTNNLDLASVRQLTTALEGYEGALIVASHDLPFLESIGITRWLLMEEGELRATTPEEIAAAESRLA from the coding sequence ATGTCTACTCCCCTTTCCCTCACCTGCACCTCCCTCTCCTTCGCCTGGCCCGACGGCACCCCCGTCTTCGAGGATCTGCAGATCGCGTTCGGCCCCGGCCGGACCGGGCTCGTCGGCGTCAACGGATCAGGGAAATCAACCCTGTTGAAGCTGGTCGCCGGTGAACTGACCCCGTCCGAAGGCACCGTTCGGGTGGCGGGCGAGGTCGGCTACCTCCCGCAGAACGTCACGCTCGACACCGGCCTGCGGGTCGACGAGGCGCTCGGTATCGCCACCGCCCGCGCCGCGCTGCACGCCATCGAGGCGGGCGACGTGGCCGAGGAGCACTTCGCGGCGGTCGGCGACGACTGGGACGTCGAGGAGCGCGCCCTCGCGACCCTCGGCCAACTCGGCCTGGGCCACGTCGACCTGGACCGCACCATCGGCGAGGTCTCCGGCGGCGAGTCGGTGCTGCTGCGACTGGCGGCGCTGCTGCTGCGCCGCCCCGACGTCCTCCTCCTGGACGAGCCGACCAACAACCTCGACCTGTACGCGCGGCGTCGGCTGTACGACGCGGTCGAGGCGTGGTCCGGGGTGATGGTCGTGGTCAGCCACGACCGTGAACTCCTGGACCTGGTCGACCAGATCGCCGATCTGCACTCCGGCGAGGTCACCTGGTACGGCGGCAACTTCTCGGCGTACGAGGAGGCGCTCGCCACCGAACAGGAGGCGGCCGAACGGATGGTGCGGGTCGCCGAGTCCGATCTGAAGAAGCAGAAGCGTGAACTGGTGGACGCTCAGGTGAAGTTGGCCCGGCGCAAGCGGTTCGGGCAGAAGATGCAGGAGCAGAAGCGGGTTCCGAAGATCGTCGCGCACGCACGCAAGCGGGCCGCCCAGGAGTCCGCCGGCAAACATCGCATCCTGCACGAGGAGCGGCTCGCCGGTGCGAAGGAGCGCCTCGACGAGGCGGTGGAGGCCGTACGGGACGAGGACGAGATCCGCGTCGAGCTGCCGTACACGGCCGTGCCGCCGGGCCGCGGCGTCCTCACCCTGCTGGACCTGGAGCTGAAGTACGGCGCCCGGGTCAACGGCGGCTTCGACCTGCGTGGCCCGGAGCGCGTCGCGTTGATCGGCCGCAACGGTTCGGGCAAGACGACGCTGTTGCGGACGATCGCGGGCGAGTTGGAGCCGCTGAGCGGTGAGACGAAGGCACATGTGCCGTTGCGGTTCCTGCCGCAGCGGCTCGATGTCCTCGACGACGAGCTGACGGTCGCCGAGAACGTCGCCCGGTTCGCGCCCGACGCCACCAACAACCGGATCCGGGCGCGCCTGGCCCGCTTCCTGTTCCGGGGCGCCCGGGCCGACCAACAGGCGGCCACGCTCTCCGGCGGGGAACGCTTCCGGGCCGCCCTCGCCGCCCTGATGCTCGCCGAGCCCGCCCCGCAGCTGCTGATGCTGGACGAGCCGACGAACAACCTCGACCTGGCGAGCGTGCGGCAACTGACGACCGCCCTGGAGGGGTACGAGGGCGCGCTGATCGTGGCCAGCCACGACCTGCCGTTCCTGGAGTCGATCGGAATCACCCGCTGGCTGCTGATGGAGGAGGGAGAGCTGCGGGCGACCACCCCGGAGGAGATCGCGGCGGCCGAGTCACGACTCGCCTAG
- a CDS encoding SsgA family sporulation/cell division regulator, with product MSTVIEQPVEARLVAAAPRMPSIPATLHYDRSDPFAVRMTFPAPATLEGVEVCWTFARELLVTGMEDSVGYGDVRVRPYGYDRLVLEFHAPEGTAVVHVHADEVRRFLERSMDLVPLGLEHHQVDLDHDLAELMRDAC from the coding sequence TTGTCCACCGTCATCGAGCAGCCCGTAGAGGCCCGTCTCGTCGCCGCCGCGCCGCGGATGCCGAGCATTCCCGCCACGCTCCACTACGACCGCAGCGACCCCTTCGCCGTCCGTATGACCTTCCCCGCCCCGGCCACGCTGGAGGGCGTCGAGGTCTGCTGGACCTTCGCCCGCGAACTGCTCGTCACCGGCATGGAGGACTCGGTCGGCTACGGGGACGTACGGGTCCGCCCGTACGGCTACGACCGGCTGGTCCTGGAGTTCCACGCCCCCGAGGGCACGGCCGTGGTGCATGTCCACGCCGACGAGGTACGCCGTTTCCTGGAGCGTTCGATGGACCTGGTGCCGCTCGGTCTGGAACACCACCAGGTCGACCTGGACCACGACCTGGCCGAGCTGATGCGCGACGCCTGCTGA
- a CDS encoding WD40/YVTN/BNR-like repeat-containing protein yields MTTGLAAAALAAALAVPAQAHGEGRPPHWELKETGTDVRFRGLAAVSRNSAWLAGSAGTVLRTGDGGRTWRDVSPPGAQELQFRDIEAFDARRAVVLAIGEGEASRVYRTDDGGATWTESFRNTDPRAFYDCLTFFDPRHGLAMSDPVDGRFRILSTQDGGRSWEVLPNEGMPPALEGEAGFAASGQCLVSSGPRDVWLATGGAARARVLHSADRGRTWTVADTPVPAGDPARGVFALAFRDRAHGIAVGGDYRADQPSPRAAATTGDAGRTWKPAAQPPPAYRSGVAWLPYSRDAALAVGPTGTDLTTDGGRTWRTVDTGSYDTVDCTPDRGCWAAGERGRVARLEN; encoded by the coding sequence ATGACGACGGGCCTGGCCGCGGCGGCACTCGCCGCCGCCCTGGCGGTGCCCGCGCAGGCGCACGGGGAGGGCCGTCCCCCGCACTGGGAACTGAAGGAGACCGGCACTGACGTGCGGTTTCGCGGGCTGGCCGCGGTCAGCCGGAACAGCGCGTGGCTGGCGGGTTCCGCGGGCACCGTGCTCCGCACCGGCGACGGGGGCAGGACCTGGCGCGATGTCTCACCGCCCGGCGCACAGGAGTTGCAGTTCCGGGACATCGAGGCATTCGACGCACGCAGGGCGGTCGTCCTGGCCATCGGCGAGGGCGAGGCCTCCCGCGTGTACCGCACGGACGACGGCGGGGCGACCTGGACCGAGTCCTTCCGCAACACCGATCCGCGCGCCTTCTACGACTGCCTCACCTTCTTCGACCCCCGCCACGGGCTCGCCATGAGCGACCCGGTGGACGGGAGATTCCGCATCCTGTCCACGCAGGACGGCGGCCGCTCCTGGGAGGTCCTGCCGAACGAGGGCATGCCGCCCGCTCTGGAGGGTGAGGCGGGCTTCGCGGCGAGCGGGCAGTGCCTGGTCAGCTCGGGGCCCCGCGACGTGTGGCTGGCGACCGGTGGGGCGGCACGCGCGCGTGTGCTGCACTCCGCCGACCGGGGGCGCACCTGGACGGTCGCCGACACTCCCGTGCCGGCCGGAGACCCCGCCCGGGGCGTCTTCGCGCTGGCCTTCCGCGACCGGGCCCACGGCATCGCCGTCGGCGGCGACTACCGCGCCGACCAGCCGTCCCCGCGGGCCGCGGCCACCACCGGCGACGCGGGCCGCACCTGGAAGCCCGCCGCGCAGCCCCCGCCCGCCTACCGCTCCGGCGTGGCCTGGCTCCCGTACAGCCGCGACGCCGCCCTCGCCGTCGGCCCCACCGGCACCGATCTCACCACCGACGGCGGCCGCACCTGGCGCACGGTCGACACCGGGTCCTACGACACGGTCGACTGCACACCGGACCGGGGCTGCTGGGCGGCGGGGGAGCGGGGGCGGGTGGCCCGGCTGGAGAACTGA
- a CDS encoding plasmid stabilization protein has product MPRGSSPKRERQYEHIKESAEDRGESESRAKEIAARTVNKERARSGESKTASRSSTQDMSSGKRGGQRSHKGSGGPTYDQLYAEAKRRNIQGRSDMNKSQLQRALGNK; this is encoded by the coding sequence ATGCCACGCGGTTCGAGCCCGAAGAGGGAACGCCAGTACGAGCACATCAAGGAGAGCGCCGAGGACCGCGGTGAGAGCGAGTCGCGCGCCAAGGAGATCGCCGCGCGGACCGTCAACAAGGAACGCGCCCGCTCCGGCGAGTCCAAGACCGCGAGCCGCAGCTCCACCCAGGACATGTCGTCGGGCAAGCGTGGTGGGCAGCGTTCCCACAAGGGATCCGGGGGGCCCACGTACGACCAGCTCTACGCCGAGGCCAAGCGGCGCAACATCCAGGGCCGTTCGGACATGAACAAGAGCCAGCTCCAGCGCGCCCTCGGCAACAAGTAG
- a CDS encoding endonuclease V, translating to MTTVRIPAGWPATEEQALAVQDELRGKVVLDETGPPPGTGHVTGVDVAYDDERDVVAAAAVVLDAATLDVVAEATAIGQVSFPYVPGLLAFRETPTVLAALDALPCDPGLVVCDGYGLAHPRRFGLAAHLGVLTGLPTIGVAKNPFTFTYDDPGAARGNTSPLLAGTEEVGRALRTRDAVKPVFVSVGHRVALDNACAHTLALTPAYRLPETTRRADSLCRRALRTTTA from the coding sequence ATGACGACCGTACGCATCCCGGCGGGCTGGCCCGCCACCGAAGAGCAAGCCCTCGCCGTGCAGGACGAGTTGCGGGGGAAGGTGGTGCTCGACGAGACCGGACCACCGCCGGGCACCGGACACGTCACCGGGGTCGACGTGGCGTACGACGACGAGCGGGACGTGGTCGCGGCGGCGGCCGTGGTGCTGGACGCGGCCACGCTCGACGTGGTCGCCGAGGCCACGGCGATCGGGCAGGTCTCCTTCCCCTACGTCCCCGGCCTGCTGGCCTTCCGCGAGACCCCGACCGTGCTGGCCGCCCTCGACGCGCTGCCGTGCGACCCCGGCCTCGTCGTCTGCGACGGCTACGGTCTCGCGCATCCGCGCCGCTTCGGCCTCGCCGCACACCTCGGCGTCCTCACCGGCCTGCCCACGATCGGCGTCGCCAAGAACCCGTTCACCTTCACCTACGACGACCCGGGGGCCGCGCGCGGCAACACGTCCCCGCTCCTCGCCGGCACCGAGGAGGTGGGCCGCGCCCTGCGCACCCGCGACGCCGTCAAGCCGGTCTTCGTCTCCGTCGGCCACCGCGTCGCCCTCGACAACGCCTGCGCCCACACCCTCGCCCTCACCCCGGCCTACCGCCTCCCGGAAACCACCCGCAGAGCCGACTCCCTCTGCCGCCGCGCTCTGCGGACCACGACGGCCTGA